A window of the Desulfovibrio sp. Fe33 genome harbors these coding sequences:
- a CDS encoding glycosyltransferase family 2 protein, translating to MNNFNNLSIIVKTFFRPDMLERFLQSTSDYQKQHSIRFAEVLIGDDSDDETIRKNASVVHNFPDINTNYQTYEFNIGSGDGRNRLLKEVKTPYFLYCDDDFILDNRCDIDSAINILEKDDLDILGGWLEDEYKLETGKYSERAFIAKFMEADDTLMMDVNEFYIPNFAYTDCMMNFFIAKTDSVKTFGWDSEMKTQEHYLFFYQAFKHNLKMAVCRDLFAKHTQHNANKTYDKYRENINKDEFVSKMAIKTGFDKLIISYFKKNGAVRWSINGKKKTSEVERFYKKDSGKSHTFFSFKSIRRWLIRIRWRKDQKIIRLFGIYIINK from the coding sequence ATGAATAATTTTAACAATCTATCAATCATAGTCAAAACATTTTTCCGCCCCGACATGTTGGAAAGATTCTTACAATCCACATCCGACTATCAAAAACAGCATTCAATCAGATTTGCAGAAGTCTTGATTGGCGACGATAGCGATGATGAGACTATAAGGAAAAACGCATCGGTCGTTCATAACTTTCCGGACATAAACACCAATTACCAAACCTACGAATTCAATATAGGAAGCGGGGATGGAAGGAACAGGCTCTTGAAAGAAGTCAAGACCCCATATTTCCTTTACTGCGATGACGACTTCATACTTGATAATCGCTGTGACATTGACAGTGCAATTAACATCCTGGAAAAAGACGACCTCGACATTTTAGGCGGATGGCTGGAGGATGAATACAAACTTGAAACAGGCAAGTATTCCGAAAGAGCCTTCATCGCCAAATTCATGGAGGCAGATGACACGCTCATGATGGATGTAAATGAATTTTACATTCCCAATTTTGCTTACACTGACTGCATGATGAACTTTTTCATCGCCAAAACAGATTCGGTTAAAACGTTTGGTTGGGATTCTGAAATGAAAACCCAAGAACACTACCTATTCTTTTACCAAGCGTTCAAACACAATTTAAAGATGGCAGTTTGTCGAGATCTCTTCGCAAAACACACGCAGCACAACGCCAACAAAACATATGACAAGTATAGAGAGAATATAAATAAAGATGAATTTGTCAGCAAGATGGCGATCAAAACAGGATTTGACAAATTAATAATCTCTTACTTCAAAAAAAATGGCGCTGTCAGATGGTCCATTAATGGAAAGAAAAAAACTTCCGAAGTTGAAAGATTTTACAAAAAGGACTCCGGCAAATCACATACGTTTTTTTCTTTCAAATCCATTCGGCGTTGGTTAATCCGAATCCGGTGGCGGAAGGATCAAAAAATAATACGGCTATTCGGGATCTACATTATCAACAAGTAA
- a CDS encoding DUF3150 domain-containing protein gives MRLDIVPHLRSGPCCTNSHNAYSPIKRRKHHEGYQYHRLRQPHGPESERKHLDCPQEADARRLQCAKLPPEELASLGSKKICDPKELRIFGTLKARAVNLLDRTGVRFLGGWGIPEDMADDIVIELNAIRDDFLAAKEQSLSRHDEAVRGWISQHPGGKSLIGSSQVSADYVRSRLDFRWQFFKLVPPTDNVVGHGLQNEVSELGDTLFDEVAKAAADTWKRCFEGKDKVTHKALSPLRSIHSKLAGLSFVEPREMSVVDRLDTAFNRMPKLGHTEGVPPHF, from the coding sequence GTGCGCTTGGATATCGTGCCTCACCTGAGATCCGGACCGTGCTGCACGAACTCGCACAACGCATATTCCCCCATCAAAAGGAGAAAGCATCATGAAGGATACCAATATCACCGTCTTCGACAACCTCATGGCCCTGAATCTGAACGTAAGCATCTGGACTGCCCGCAAGAAGCTGACGCCCGCCGACTTCAGTGTGCGAAACTGCCGCCGGAGGAGCTTGCTTCGCTTGGCAGCAAGAAGATTTGCGATCCCAAGGAACTGCGCATCTTCGGCACCCTCAAGGCTCGCGCCGTTAACCTCCTGGACCGGACCGGCGTCCGCTTTCTCGGCGGCTGGGGCATCCCTGAAGATATGGCCGACGACATAGTTATCGAGTTGAACGCCATCCGCGACGACTTTCTGGCCGCAAAGGAGCAATCCCTCAGCCGCCACGACGAGGCTGTGCGTGGCTGGATATCTCAACATCCCGGCGGGAAAAGCCTTATCGGGAGTTCCCAGGTCAGTGCGGATTACGTTCGCAGTCGGTTGGATTTCCGGTGGCAATTCTTCAAGCTCGTCCCGCCCACGGATAACGTCGTCGGGCATGGCTTGCAGAACGAAGTAAGTGAACTCGGCGACACGCTTTTCGATGAGGTCGCCAAGGCCGCTGCCGACACGTGGAAGCGTTGCTTCGAGGGCAAGGACAAGGTCACCCACAAAGCACTCTCTCCCCTGCGTTCCATCCATAGCAAGCTGGCTGGGCTGAGCTTTGTGGAGCCCCGCGAGATGTCCGTCGTGGACCGGCTGGATACGGCGTTCAACAGGATGCCGAAGCTTGGTCACACTGAGGGGGTACCCCCCCATTTCTAG
- a CDS encoding AAA family ATPase, whose product MNDILKELQTLQPADHDAGEVFSGKKSKRTVRGFASSSSFTPGINPEYLFHDSSRNAVVWFMDSSDPLYVFGPAGSGKTSLIKQLAAKLNYPVFDITGHGRLEFPDLVGHLTVEDSNMSFQHGPFALAMRFGGLFLLNEIDLLDPATAAGLNGILDGDPLCIPENGGEIIKPYPLFRFTATANTNGGTDETGLYQGTLRQNLAFMDRFWLCEIGYPSPKAERELLFHKVRGLPSEVRTKMVEFANEVRKLFMGEADGSFRDTIEVTFSTRTLIRWADLTVRFQPLARQGIQPVTYALDRALGYRASPEIRTVLHELAQRIFPHQKEKAS is encoded by the coding sequence ATGAATGATATTTTGAAAGAATTACAAACTCTGCAACCTGCTGACCATGATGCTGGCGAAGTCTTCAGTGGCAAGAAATCCAAACGTACTGTGCGCGGCTTTGCGTCCTCGTCTTCGTTCACCCCTGGCATCAACCCGGAATACCTGTTCCATGACTCCAGCCGGAATGCCGTAGTGTGGTTCATGGATTCATCCGATCCGCTCTACGTGTTTGGCCCTGCAGGGAGTGGCAAGACCAGCCTTATCAAGCAACTTGCGGCCAAGCTAAATTATCCAGTGTTCGACATCACCGGCCATGGACGGCTGGAGTTCCCAGACCTGGTCGGACATCTGACCGTGGAGGACTCGAATATGTCCTTCCAGCACGGACCGTTTGCACTCGCCATGAGATTTGGCGGGCTCTTTCTGCTGAACGAGATCGATCTGCTTGATCCGGCAACCGCCGCTGGCCTGAATGGCATCCTCGACGGCGACCCGCTGTGCATTCCTGAAAATGGCGGTGAGATCATCAAGCCTTATCCTCTGTTCCGGTTCACCGCTACCGCCAATACGAATGGCGGTACGGACGAGACCGGTCTCTATCAAGGGACGCTTCGGCAGAACCTGGCGTTCATGGATCGCTTCTGGCTGTGCGAGATTGGCTATCCAAGCCCCAAGGCGGAACGGGAACTGCTGTTCCACAAAGTTCGGGGGCTTCCCTCGGAAGTGCGCACCAAGATGGTCGAGTTCGCCAACGAGGTGCGCAAGCTCTTCATGGGTGAAGCGGACGGAAGCTTTCGCGACACCATTGAAGTGACGTTCTCCACTCGTACTCTGATTCGTTGGGCAGATTTGACTGTCCGATTCCAACCCCTTGCAAGGCAGGGCATCCAGCCCGTCACCTACGCGCTTGATCGTGCGCTTGGATATCGTGCCTCACCTGAGATCCGGACCGTGCTGCACGAACTCGCACAACGCATATTCCCCCATCAAAAGGAGAAAGCATCATGA
- a CDS encoding ankyrin repeat domain-containing protein — MTQERTYYSPVASAIKTFFKASDLQHFLGGSQRKQLERFLRDEAIVGHDEFEILMAQLFGHKDIRSIILSIVCVELLHEANWCRRMAFPSTNWVDSKQAWESLFREYLSKILAHTAFRIAFTSCICGGPVETPLPRTPTWFLPRKGKSAVGRFLNWWCRRAQMDKETFWLSNDNIIKEAQTIAKWEMGSSSPSMATILAMAEAQYLSGKVTQELRCSLRTGLIIASTVDNARRFLSREYEKQANELWDSFETAYLELVRSSFTQCIRTFIDMPVHAEASFYNRTKIAKRIIIEQVEERQPPLKIIAELHEERFWFAPYEEEKKQFVECLKVLPPYGRKGTPSTSRLHDLRTAPDKGGFHSFSLPFTDGLKAIESNDVEGGYDLLWEAFCNARYRAGKLMPLILEMTHSTACYLLSLKQSSGKSRHKYWLHIKKMQSWSQWHDQCAALWDVSVRQDEFSKHDLDDNEYRRRVLEIGRRRFEGLFGDWIPEIVASPEAQTDSKAKYKGQLDAIIKAYTTDNNKLCSAIKDHDCDRAIQYITKGINLNFRTVLESNAFYETMAQEAWGNRYKVAEAILSRDDNPISAETLMTPMRHIPKGLLPEALITDKGQLKHTALHMVLVHRNPILLKLLIKRGVDMNQRIPTEYGELSPLLYAVLNCASNTADRPWPGCCRDGYGTSAGAIENVKILLAEGVDVNDVHRDGMTPLFQAVLLNDIELVQLLLAHGAKTNCPLDMGLTLTDACSSLPMQTLLNQAAKLKEAGGYTYH, encoded by the coding sequence ATGACACAAGAACGAACATACTACTCCCCTGTCGCGTCAGCCATCAAAACGTTTTTTAAGGCTTCTGATTTACAGCACTTCCTCGGAGGCTCTCAGAGAAAGCAACTCGAACGTTTTCTTAGAGACGAGGCCATAGTGGGACATGATGAGTTCGAAATTCTGATGGCTCAGCTTTTCGGCCACAAGGATATTCGATCAATCATCCTCAGTATTGTCTGCGTAGAACTTCTGCACGAAGCGAACTGGTGTCGGCGTATGGCTTTTCCCAGCACCAATTGGGTTGATTCGAAGCAGGCATGGGAATCGCTTTTCAGAGAATATCTTTCGAAAATCCTCGCACATACCGCTTTCAGAATTGCGTTCACCAGTTGCATCTGCGGCGGTCCTGTAGAAACACCTCTCCCACGTACCCCAACATGGTTTCTGCCTCGCAAGGGGAAATCAGCAGTTGGCCGCTTCCTGAACTGGTGGTGCCGCCGAGCCCAAATGGATAAGGAGACCTTCTGGCTCTCCAACGACAATATAATTAAAGAAGCACAGACTATTGCCAAATGGGAAATGGGATCTTCTTCTCCATCAATGGCGACGATTCTTGCCATGGCCGAAGCCCAGTACCTCTCTGGGAAAGTTACGCAAGAACTCCGCTGCTCCCTGAGGACTGGACTTATCATAGCCAGTACTGTGGACAACGCTCGCCGCTTTCTCTCACGTGAATACGAAAAGCAGGCCAACGAGCTATGGGACTCTTTTGAAACGGCATATCTTGAGCTTGTGAGAAGCTCTTTCACTCAATGCATACGGACATTCATCGACATGCCTGTTCATGCCGAGGCTTCATTCTATAACCGTACTAAAATTGCTAAGCGGATCATCATTGAGCAAGTGGAAGAACGACAGCCACCTTTAAAAATAATCGCTGAGCTACATGAAGAACGTTTTTGGTTCGCACCTTATGAAGAAGAGAAGAAACAGTTTGTCGAATGCCTGAAAGTACTTCCTCCTTATGGACGTAAAGGCACGCCATCCACATCCAGGCTTCATGATCTAAGAACCGCGCCAGACAAAGGCGGCTTTCACTCGTTCAGCCTTCCTTTTACGGACGGCCTCAAAGCCATCGAAAGCAATGACGTGGAAGGCGGGTACGACCTTCTCTGGGAAGCATTTTGCAATGCCCGCTATCGGGCTGGAAAACTCATGCCCCTTATACTTGAGATGACACATTCCACGGCATGCTATCTGCTTTCGCTCAAACAAAGCTCCGGAAAGTCCCGTCACAAGTACTGGCTACATATCAAGAAAATGCAATCTTGGTCCCAATGGCATGACCAATGTGCCGCACTCTGGGATGTTTCCGTCAGACAGGATGAATTCTCCAAACATGATCTCGACGACAATGAGTATCGACGACGAGTTCTTGAAATCGGACGACGCCGTTTCGAGGGATTGTTCGGCGATTGGATTCCAGAAATTGTCGCTTCTCCTGAGGCGCAAACAGATAGCAAAGCAAAATACAAAGGGCAGCTTGATGCCATCATAAAAGCCTACACGACAGACAACAACAAACTATGTTCAGCCATCAAGGACCATGACTGTGATCGGGCCATTCAATACATCACGAAAGGAATCAATCTCAATTTTCGCACTGTACTGGAAAGCAATGCATTTTATGAGACCATGGCACAGGAAGCCTGGGGCAACAGATATAAAGTTGCTGAAGCCATTCTGAGCCGTGACGACAACCCCATCTCAGCCGAGACATTGATGACACCCATGCGTCACATCCCGAAAGGCTTGCTCCCTGAGGCGCTGATTACGGATAAGGGTCAACTCAAACATACCGCTCTTCATATGGTCTTGGTTCATCGTAATCCCATTTTGCTGAAGCTGTTGATCAAGCGAGGCGTTGACATGAACCAACGGATTCCGACTGAATATGGAGAGCTGTCACCGCTGCTTTATGCGGTACTGAATTGCGCTTCCAACACCGCAGATCGCCCATGGCCAGGATGCTGTAGAGACGGCTATGGGACATCAGCTGGAGCGATTGAAAACGTCAAGATCCTCCTTGCTGAGGGAGTTGACGTGAACGATGTGCACCGTGACGGAATGACACCACTTTTTCAGGCTGTTTTGCTCAACGATATCGAACTTGTTCAACTCTTGCTCGCGCATGGAGCAAAAACAAATTGCCCACTTGATATGGGGCTTACTTTGACAGACGCCTGTAGTTCGTTGCCAATGCAAACCCTTTTGAACCAAGCGGCAAAGCTTAAGGAGGCGGGCGGCTACACATATCATTAA
- a CDS encoding ERF family protein — MELQMSSPEITELAEAMIQIQQSLSPALKDAENTFTNSRYATLHSVMNACREALLEHGVWLTQYPVSVDANQLGFVTKIVHAETGQWQASLLTMPRPKNDPQGYGSAMTYARRYGLSALIGIVTESDDDGKLASHQREPHNTGFSPRNHEINSPATQPKSMPKDNPLGAVNLPRLDGVQYRKGTANGGKQCVLATGDTHSKKEFLRKAGFQWNGSRKVWWRYADAA, encoded by the coding sequence ATGGAACTGCAGATGAGCTCTCCAGAAATCACGGAATTGGCTGAGGCAATGATTCAGATCCAGCAAAGTCTATCACCTGCACTCAAAGATGCTGAAAACACATTCACAAACAGCCGCTACGCCACGCTTCATTCGGTCATGAATGCGTGCCGCGAGGCTCTGCTTGAACACGGCGTCTGGTTGACCCAGTATCCTGTGTCGGTTGATGCTAATCAACTCGGCTTTGTTACCAAGATCGTCCATGCTGAAACAGGTCAATGGCAGGCGTCGTTATTGACCATGCCGCGGCCGAAGAATGATCCCCAAGGATACGGATCGGCTATGACCTATGCCCGTCGATATGGATTGTCGGCTTTGATCGGGATCGTAACGGAAAGTGACGATGATGGTAAATTGGCCTCGCATCAAAGAGAGCCGCACAACACCGGTTTTTCGCCCCGCAATCACGAGATAAATTCACCCGCTACACAGCCAAAATCAATGCCAAAGGATAATCCCCTTGGAGCTGTCAATCTTCCTCGTCTTGATGGCGTACAATACCGGAAGGGTACGGCCAATGGCGGCAAGCAGTGCGTGCTAGCAACCGGCGACACCCATTCCAAGAAGGAGTTTCTGCGCAAGGCCGGATTCCAGTGGAATGGCTCCCGCAAAGTCTGGTGGAGGTACGCAGATGCAGCCTGA
- a CDS encoding class I SAM-dependent DNA methyltransferase has protein sequence MTALEQHVFLKKMEKRLWEAACKLLPSLDAAVYKHVVLGLVFLKYVGDSFVQRQEELKAQFADPDHEYFLDDDLEDEELLNDELEERDYYTEANVFWVPEKGRWSTLLECVKLNPGSKLPWGAEFKSVGSLLDDAMDAIEKENPVLKNVLNKDFARLQVESSKLAEVMDLINTIPFEHESLKAKDILGHVYEYFLGQFAAAEGKKGGQYYTPKSIVTLIVEMLRPYQGRVYDPACGSGGFFVSSEEFVEAHGGRVGNLSIYGQESNPTTWKLAAMNMAIRGIEFDFGKEPADTFGNDQHADKRFDYIMANPPFNISGWGANKLADDVRWKYGVPPDSNANFAWMQHMIHHLGPKGKMALLLANGSMSTATNGEADIRRQIVDADLVECIVALPGQLFTNTQIPACIWFLNKDKSNGQNIETLRDRTGEVLFIDARKCGYMIDRVLRDFDREKDILRIAQTLLNWQMGDKAETPYADEAGFCASVELKDIRKHDYVLTPGRYVGAPEEEDDGVPFEEKMAALTSTLFEQMAEGQRLDGRIRENLKILGFGD, from the coding sequence ATGACCGCGTTGGAACAACATGTTTTTCTTAAGAAAATGGAGAAGCGCCTCTGGGAGGCTGCTTGCAAGCTCCTGCCTTCCCTGGATGCGGCTGTGTACAAGCACGTCGTGCTCGGGTTGGTCTTTCTAAAATATGTCGGCGACAGCTTCGTGCAACGGCAGGAGGAGCTGAAGGCTCAGTTCGCTGATCCTGATCATGAGTACTTCCTCGATGACGACCTGGAAGATGAAGAGCTGTTGAATGACGAGCTGGAGGAGCGCGACTACTACACCGAAGCCAACGTGTTCTGGGTGCCGGAGAAAGGGCGCTGGTCCACGTTGCTTGAATGCGTGAAGCTCAACCCTGGTTCCAAGCTGCCTTGGGGGGCTGAATTCAAGAGCGTGGGCAGCCTGCTTGATGATGCCATGGATGCCATCGAGAAGGAGAACCCGGTCCTCAAGAATGTATTGAACAAGGACTTTGCGCGGCTTCAGGTGGAAAGCTCCAAGCTGGCCGAGGTCATGGACCTGATCAACACCATCCCATTTGAGCACGAAAGCCTGAAGGCCAAGGATATCCTGGGCCATGTGTATGAATATTTCCTGGGGCAGTTCGCGGCGGCGGAAGGCAAGAAGGGCGGCCAGTATTATACGCCGAAATCCATTGTTACGCTGATCGTCGAGATGCTCCGCCCGTACCAGGGCCGCGTATATGACCCGGCTTGCGGTTCAGGCGGCTTTTTTGTTTCCAGTGAGGAATTCGTCGAGGCCCATGGCGGGAGGGTCGGCAACCTGTCCATTTACGGCCAGGAATCCAACCCGACCACGTGGAAGCTGGCGGCCATGAATATGGCCATTCGGGGCATTGAGTTTGACTTCGGCAAGGAGCCTGCCGATACGTTTGGCAACGACCAGCACGCCGACAAGCGCTTTGATTACATCATGGCGAACCCGCCGTTCAACATCAGCGGCTGGGGCGCAAACAAACTGGCCGACGACGTGCGCTGGAAGTACGGGGTGCCGCCGGACAGCAACGCAAACTTCGCGTGGATGCAGCACATGATCCACCACCTTGGCCCCAAGGGGAAAATGGCCCTGCTGCTGGCCAATGGCTCCATGTCCACCGCGACCAATGGTGAAGCGGACATCCGCCGTCAGATTGTCGATGCGGATCTCGTGGAGTGCATCGTGGCTCTGCCTGGACAGCTTTTCACCAATACGCAGATCCCGGCCTGCATCTGGTTCCTGAATAAGGACAAATCCAACGGACAGAACATCGAGACGTTGAGGGACCGTACCGGCGAGGTGCTGTTCATTGATGCCCGCAAATGCGGCTACATGATCGACCGCGTATTGCGCGACTTTGACCGCGAGAAGGACATCCTGCGGATAGCGCAGACCCTGCTCAACTGGCAGATGGGCGACAAGGCAGAGACGCCCTATGCGGACGAGGCCGGATTCTGTGCCTCGGTCGAATTGAAGGATATCCGCAAGCATGACTACGTGCTGACGCCGGGCCGATATGTCGGCGCTCCCGAGGAAGAGGACGACGGCGTCCCATTTGAAGAAAAGATGGCGGCTTTGACCTCGACACTGTTTGAACAGATGGCCGAGGGGCAGCGGTTGGATGGCCGGATTCGAGAGAATCTAAAAATATTAGGATTCGGTGATTGA
- a CDS encoding RipA family octameric membrane protein, with amino-acid sequence MPPRTYAEIMFEEGTTTGQGLTLEGKNRAKEAYQKAHDVRKFEIDLYWKRALYFWAFEGAFLTAYGIILAKGTDVDGQFYYLAVLSLFALCFTYLWSLALKGSKQWQENWELHIDFLEECFSGNLYKTVLYRKEKKGNFYSVSRINERITYLFMLIWSTTFVGSLLKELVPHEEWVWGMVLLLAPVYLVATLLWIWDPYSLRTNLTGWIQPLSDDIECIYREANANTVIAPVETSSE; translated from the coding sequence ATGCCCCCAAGAACATACGCTGAAATAATGTTCGAGGAGGGGACGACCACTGGTCAAGGTTTAACCCTCGAAGGTAAGAACCGTGCAAAGGAAGCTTACCAAAAAGCGCACGATGTACGTAAGTTTGAAATAGATCTTTACTGGAAAAGAGCCCTTTATTTTTGGGCATTTGAAGGTGCCTTTCTGACTGCATACGGCATTATCCTAGCTAAGGGTACGGACGTTGATGGCCAGTTCTATTATTTAGCAGTCCTTAGCCTCTTTGCTCTTTGCTTTACATATTTATGGAGTCTTGCCTTAAAAGGAAGCAAGCAATGGCAGGAAAACTGGGAGTTGCATATTGATTTTTTGGAAGAATGCTTCTCTGGGAATTTATACAAAACCGTCCTATACAGAAAGGAAAAGAAAGGTAATTTTTATTCTGTAAGCCGTATTAACGAACGAATAACCTATTTGTTCATGCTCATTTGGTCTACGACATTTGTTGGTTCTCTTCTAAAAGAACTTGTCCCACATGAAGAGTGGGTGTGGGGTATGGTCCTTTTGCTAGCACCCGTTTATCTGGTCGCGACTCTGCTTTGGATCTGGGATCCATATTCATTGAGGACCAATCTAACCGGCTGGATACAGCCTTTATCCGATGACATCGAATGCATTTACAGAGAAGCAAATGCGAATACCGTGATAGCGCCCGTGGAAACAAGCAGTGAGTAA
- the rhuM gene encoding RhuM family protein, which yields MPINNERPQGELLVYQGKGLAKPLQVRLEGETVWLSQKQLSELYGVSVPTINHHITNIFEEEELSPEATIRKYLIVQTEGGRNVKRLIDHYNLDMIIAIGFRVRSKLGSQFRRWATDRLNEYLVKGFTLDDERLKGVSGGVDYFEELLARIREIRASEARVYLMVRNIFSLANDYREGEKETQLFFATMQNKMHYAATGLTAAEIVKNRANAELRDMGLTNYKGSRVLKRDVETAKNYLDEKEIDTLNRITVMFLDQAEFRAQRRQNIFMEDWQGFLDKFLGDVDLPVLEGAGSVRHKDAVAHAKTEYDKFAEKRRLEEQLEADKAYIEDLRASAKVLERERKAGRDGK from the coding sequence ATGCCGATTAACAATGAACGCCCTCAGGGTGAATTGCTCGTTTATCAAGGCAAGGGGCTGGCTAAACCGCTTCAGGTGAGGCTTGAGGGCGAAACCGTATGGCTCTCTCAAAAGCAGTTGTCGGAATTGTATGGGGTGTCCGTCCCTACGATTAATCACCACATCACCAATATTTTCGAGGAAGAAGAACTGTCTCCTGAGGCAACTATTAGAAAGTATCTAATAGTTCAAACCGAGGGAGGGCGAAATGTTAAGCGGCTGATTGACCACTACAATTTGGACATGATCATTGCCATTGGCTTTCGGGTCCGCTCCAAGCTGGGCAGCCAGTTCCGAAGGTGGGCGACAGATCGGTTGAACGAATATCTCGTCAAAGGGTTTACGCTGGATGATGAACGTCTCAAGGGCGTATCTGGGGGCGTTGACTATTTTGAAGAGCTGTTGGCGCGGATACGGGAGATTCGAGCCAGCGAGGCCCGTGTTTACCTGATGGTTCGCAACATCTTTTCCTTGGCGAACGACTACCGGGAGGGCGAAAAGGAAACCCAGCTCTTCTTCGCAACGATGCAGAACAAGATGCACTATGCCGCCACTGGGCTGACTGCGGCAGAAATCGTCAAGAACCGAGCTAATGCGGAACTGCGCGATATGGGGCTGACCAATTACAAAGGCTCGCGGGTGCTGAAAAGGGATGTCGAGACGGCCAAGAACTACCTCGACGAAAAAGAGATCGACACCCTCAACCGTATCACGGTGATGTTCCTGGATCAGGCGGAATTCCGTGCCCAGCGTCGGCAGAATATTTTTATGGAAGACTGGCAGGGTTTCCTCGACAAGTTCCTGGGTGATGTGGATCTCCCCGTCCTTGAGGGAGCGGGAAGCGTGCGCCACAAGGACGCAGTTGCCCACGCAAAAACGGAATACGACAAGTTTGCCGAGAAGCGGCGTCTTGAGGAGCAGCTGGAGGCGGACAAGGCCTACATTGAGGACTTGAGGGCTTCTGCCAAGGTTTTGGAGCGGGAACGGAAGGCGGGGCGTGATGGGAAGTAA
- a CDS encoding restriction endonuclease subunit S has translation MGSKEQKILKKRNADNVQQYTIGDLIKLGIIEKPMDGNHGGIHPKGDDFVSSGVPFVAASDINNGSLSFRTCKYIKQSQASQLRKGFAEEGDVLLTHKATIGRTAIVPKHKYPLIVLTPQVTYYRVKDQSKLSNKFLKYYFDSAEFQSILGNWAGGGSTRAYLSITNQHGLPVTLPPLETQKAIAHILGTLDDKIELNRRMNETLEAMAQALFKSWFVDFDPVKAKMEGRQPEGMDAETAALFPDKLVESELGLIPEGWQVGSLKKVATLETTTVKPFNEPGRTWEHYSIPAFDTDKLPLNETGGEIKSNKYAVPPNCVLASKLNPQFPRVWLPKVQRTESAICSTEFMPFVPKESSDRPFLYELFRSSRMQEVIINKATGSTGSRQRVKPKEIAVLPIVVPTRSVLEAFNLLALPLQDKEALAIESSGHLGKVRDTLLPKLMSGELEV, from the coding sequence ATGGGAAGTAAAGAGCAAAAAATTCTGAAAAAAAGAAATGCTGACAACGTTCAGCAGTATACAATTGGTGACCTAATTAAATTGGGTATTATTGAGAAACCAATGGATGGAAATCATGGAGGAATTCATCCTAAGGGTGATGATTTCGTTTCTAGTGGCGTACCATTCGTTGCAGCTTCAGACATAAACAATGGAAGCCTCTCCTTTCGAACCTGCAAATACATAAAACAAAGTCAAGCAAGTCAGTTGCGAAAGGGATTTGCTGAAGAAGGAGATGTTCTATTAACACACAAGGCTACGATTGGGAGAACTGCAATTGTTCCCAAACATAAATATCCCTTAATCGTGCTAACCCCTCAAGTGACTTACTATCGGGTTAAAGATCAGTCTAAGCTGTCGAACAAATTTCTCAAGTACTACTTCGATTCGGCGGAGTTCCAGTCTATTCTTGGAAACTGGGCAGGCGGAGGTTCAACTCGTGCTTATTTAAGCATAACGAATCAGCATGGCTTACCTGTAACTCTCCCCCCTCTTGAAACCCAGAAAGCCATTGCCCACATCCTCGGCACGCTGGACGACAAGATAGAGCTGAACCGGCGCATGAATGAGACGCTGGAGGCCATGGCGCAGGCGCTGTTCAAGAGTTGGTTCGTGGACTTCGACCCGGTCAAGGCGAAGATGGAAGGCAGGCAGCCCGAAGGCATGGATGCGGAAACAGCGGCCCTCTTCCCCGACAAGCTGGTGGAGTCCGAGCTTGGCCTGATTCCTGAGGGATGGCAGGTCGGTAGTCTTAAAAAAGTTGCAACGCTTGAGACTACAACGGTTAAGCCCTTCAACGAACCGGGCAGGACCTGGGAGCACTACAGTATCCCCGCATTTGATACTGACAAATTGCCGCTAAATGAGACAGGTGGCGAGATAAAAAGCAATAAATATGCAGTTCCACCTAATTGTGTTTTAGCATCCAAGCTCAACCCTCAATTCCCAAGAGTTTGGCTTCCTAAAGTGCAAAGAACAGAGTCGGCAATTTGCTCAACGGAATTTATGCCTTTTGTCCCAAAGGAGTCCTCTGATCGGCCATTTTTATATGAGTTGTTTCGGTCTTCAAGGATGCAAGAGGTGATAATCAACAAAGCAACCGGCTCAACGGGAAGTAGGCAACGAGTTAAGCCCAAAGAAATTGCAGTTCTTCCTATTGTTGTCCCAACTCGTTCGGTCTTAGAGGCCTTCAATCTTTTAGCTCTACCTTTGCAAGACAAAGAGGCTTTAGCTATTGAGTCCTCTGGGCATTTAGGCAAAGTCCGCGATACGTTACTCCCTAAATTGATGTCCGGTGAACTTGAGGTTTAA